The following proteins are encoded in a genomic region of Arachis ipaensis cultivar K30076 chromosome B02, Araip1.1, whole genome shotgun sequence:
- the LOC107626174 gene encoding poly [ADP-ribose] polymerase 2 isoform X2, with protein MIVLQVRRLDAALRKEAKENSVGNADGSGYGVGADGDTLLLAGNKRVRESEGDDGENGDSNRGNKITSIEELRELSVQQLRQQASLHGIPASGSKKQLVERISQLLRKGSDNVEDEEATSCKEEEKIVTATKKGAAILDQWLPDHIKSQYHVLQLGGEVYDAMLNQTNVGDNNNKFYVIQVLESDDGSKFLVYNRWGRVGVKGQDKIHGPFTSSAHAIVEFEDKFLAKTKNAWSDRKNFICYPKSYVWLEMDYSSKEEESTVTESAGHELKKQPLESKLEPCVAKFISLVCNVSMMNQQMMEIGYNANKLPLGKLSKSTILKGYEVLKRLADVIDKSDRRALEQLSGEFYTVIPHDFGFRKMRDFVIDTPQKLKRKLEMVEALAEIEVATKLLKEDKEMQGDPLYAHYQRLHCELLPVESGSKEFSMIERYMKNTHAETHSNYSVEIVQIFRTSKEGEAERFKKFCGTKNRMLLWHGSRLSNWTGILSQGLRIAPPEAPVTGYMFGKGVYFADMFSKSANYCYATHTATDGVLLLCEVALGDMAEFLTAKYDADKLPEGKLSTKGVGGTSPDFSEAQALEDGVVVPLGNPKKNPSFKGSLLYNEYIVYNVEQIKMRYVVHVNFNFKPRH; from the exons ATGATTGTTCTACAGGTTCGGAGACTTGACGCTGCACTTCGCAAAGAAGCTAAGGAAAATTCTGTTGGTAATGCTGATGGTTCTGGGTATGGTGTTGGTGCTGATGGTGATACTTTGTTATTGGCGGGTAAtaagagagtgagagagagtgaAGGTGATGATGGTGAGAATGGTGACTCTAATCGTGGTAACAAAATCACTTCCATTGAGGAGCTTCGTGAGTTGAGTGTTCAGCAGCTTCGACAACAAGCTTCCCTTCATGGAATTCCGGCCTCTGGTTCCAAGAAACAGTTGGTTGAAAGAATCTCTCAGCTGTTGCGAAAGGGTTCTGATAATGTAGAGGATG AGGAGGCTACATCATGtaaagaagaggaaaagatagTGACTGCAACCAAAAAGGGTGCTGCTATTCTTGATCAGTGGCTGCCGGATCATATCAAATCACAGTATCATGTTCTGCAACTG GGTGGTGAAGTCTATGATGCCATGTTAAACCAGACAAATGTTGGGGACAACAATAACAAGTTCTATGTGATTCAAGTTCTTG AATCCGATGATGGCAGTAAATTTCTTGTTTACAATAGATGGGGAAGGGTAGGTGTAAAGGGTCAAGACAAGATACACGGACCTTTCACATCAAGTGCGCATGCCATTGTAGAGTTTGAAGATAAGTTTTTGGCCAAGACCAAGAATGCTTGGTCTGATAGGAAAAACTTTATTTGCTACCCAAAGAGTTATGTATGGTTGGAAATGGATTACAGCAGCAAGGAAGAAGAATCTACA GTCACAGAAAGTGCTGGCCATGAATTGAAAAAGCAACCTCTGGAATCAAAACTTGAGCCTTGTGTTGCAAAGTTTATATCTCTTGTTTGCAATGTGAGCATGATGAATCAGCAAATGATGGAAATAG GGTATAATGCAAACAAGTTGCCCCTTGGAAAACTTAGCAAATCAACAATTCTAAAG GGCTATGAAGTTCTCAAAAGACTTGCTGATGTGATTGATAAATCTGATAGGAGAGCCCTTGAGCAATTAAGTGG AGAATTTTACACTGTAATTCCTCATGATTTTGGATTCAGAAAAATGC GAGACTTTGTTATCGACACCCCTCAAAAGTTAAAGCGAAAGTTGGAAATG GTTGAAgctcttgctgaaattgaggttGCGACAAAGCTATTGAAGGAGGATAAAGAAATGCAG GGAGATCCCCTTTATGCACATTATCAACGCCTTCATTGTGAACTCTTACCAGTTGAATCTGGTAGCAAGGAATTCTCCATG ATTGAAAGATATATGAAGAACACTCATGCAGAAACACATTCAAACTATTCAGTGGAAATTGTTCAAATATTCAGGACTTCAAAAGAAGGAGAGGCTGAACGCTTCAAAAAG TTTTGCGGCACAAAAAATAGGATGCTTTTGTGGCATGGTTCTCGGCTCTCAAACTGGACTGGAATTTTATCTCAAG GTTTACGCATAGCTCCACCTGAGGCACCTGTAACCGGATACATGTTTGGGAAGGGGGTATACTTTGCTGACATGTTCTCCAAAAGTGCAAATTATTGCTATGCTACTCATACCGCTACAGATGGAGTGCTCCTTTTATGTGAG GTTGCACTTGGTGACATGGCTGAATTTCTAACAGCAAAGTATGATGCTGATAAGTTGCCTGAAGGAAAACTTAG CACAAAAGGAGTAGGAGGAACATCACCAGATTTTTCTGAAGCCCAGGCACTTGAGGACGGGGTCGTTGTTCCCCTAGGAAATCCCAAGAAAAATCCAAGCTTTAAG GGTTCTCTTTTGTACAATGAGTACATTGTTTATAATGTGGAACAAATTAAGATGCGCTATGTTGTTCATGTAAATTTCAACTTTAAGCCAAGACACTAA
- the LOC107626174 gene encoding poly [ADP-ribose] polymerase 2 isoform X1: MSSKLKVEELRAHLQQRGLATTGTKPTLVRRLDAALRKEAKENSVGNADGSGYGVGADGDTLLLAGNKRVRESEGDDGENGDSNRGNKITSIEELRELSVQQLRQQASLHGIPASGSKKQLVERISQLLRKGSDNVEDEEATSCKEEEKIVTATKKGAAILDQWLPDHIKSQYHVLQLGGEVYDAMLNQTNVGDNNNKFYVIQVLESDDGSKFLVYNRWGRVGVKGQDKIHGPFTSSAHAIVEFEDKFLAKTKNAWSDRKNFICYPKSYVWLEMDYSSKEEESTVTESAGHELKKQPLESKLEPCVAKFISLVCNVSMMNQQMMEIGYNANKLPLGKLSKSTILKGYEVLKRLADVIDKSDRRALEQLSGEFYTVIPHDFGFRKMRDFVIDTPQKLKRKLEMVEALAEIEVATKLLKEDKEMQGDPLYAHYQRLHCELLPVESGSKEFSMIERYMKNTHAETHSNYSVEIVQIFRTSKEGEAERFKKFCGTKNRMLLWHGSRLSNWTGILSQGLRIAPPEAPVTGYMFGKGVYFADMFSKSANYCYATHTATDGVLLLCEVALGDMAEFLTAKYDADKLPEGKLSTKGVGGTSPDFSEAQALEDGVVVPLGNPKKNPSFKGSLLYNEYIVYNVEQIKMRYVVHVNFNFKPRH; the protein is encoded by the exons atgtcAAGTAAACTGAAGGTGGAGGAACTGCGAGCTCACCTCCAACAACGTGGACTCGCCACTACTGGAACAAAACCCACTCTG GTTCGGAGACTTGACGCTGCACTTCGCAAAGAAGCTAAGGAAAATTCTGTTGGTAATGCTGATGGTTCTGGGTATGGTGTTGGTGCTGATGGTGATACTTTGTTATTGGCGGGTAAtaagagagtgagagagagtgaAGGTGATGATGGTGAGAATGGTGACTCTAATCGTGGTAACAAAATCACTTCCATTGAGGAGCTTCGTGAGTTGAGTGTTCAGCAGCTTCGACAACAAGCTTCCCTTCATGGAATTCCGGCCTCTGGTTCCAAGAAACAGTTGGTTGAAAGAATCTCTCAGCTGTTGCGAAAGGGTTCTGATAATGTAGAGGATG AGGAGGCTACATCATGtaaagaagaggaaaagatagTGACTGCAACCAAAAAGGGTGCTGCTATTCTTGATCAGTGGCTGCCGGATCATATCAAATCACAGTATCATGTTCTGCAACTG GGTGGTGAAGTCTATGATGCCATGTTAAACCAGACAAATGTTGGGGACAACAATAACAAGTTCTATGTGATTCAAGTTCTTG AATCCGATGATGGCAGTAAATTTCTTGTTTACAATAGATGGGGAAGGGTAGGTGTAAAGGGTCAAGACAAGATACACGGACCTTTCACATCAAGTGCGCATGCCATTGTAGAGTTTGAAGATAAGTTTTTGGCCAAGACCAAGAATGCTTGGTCTGATAGGAAAAACTTTATTTGCTACCCAAAGAGTTATGTATGGTTGGAAATGGATTACAGCAGCAAGGAAGAAGAATCTACA GTCACAGAAAGTGCTGGCCATGAATTGAAAAAGCAACCTCTGGAATCAAAACTTGAGCCTTGTGTTGCAAAGTTTATATCTCTTGTTTGCAATGTGAGCATGATGAATCAGCAAATGATGGAAATAG GGTATAATGCAAACAAGTTGCCCCTTGGAAAACTTAGCAAATCAACAATTCTAAAG GGCTATGAAGTTCTCAAAAGACTTGCTGATGTGATTGATAAATCTGATAGGAGAGCCCTTGAGCAATTAAGTGG AGAATTTTACACTGTAATTCCTCATGATTTTGGATTCAGAAAAATGC GAGACTTTGTTATCGACACCCCTCAAAAGTTAAAGCGAAAGTTGGAAATG GTTGAAgctcttgctgaaattgaggttGCGACAAAGCTATTGAAGGAGGATAAAGAAATGCAG GGAGATCCCCTTTATGCACATTATCAACGCCTTCATTGTGAACTCTTACCAGTTGAATCTGGTAGCAAGGAATTCTCCATG ATTGAAAGATATATGAAGAACACTCATGCAGAAACACATTCAAACTATTCAGTGGAAATTGTTCAAATATTCAGGACTTCAAAAGAAGGAGAGGCTGAACGCTTCAAAAAG TTTTGCGGCACAAAAAATAGGATGCTTTTGTGGCATGGTTCTCGGCTCTCAAACTGGACTGGAATTTTATCTCAAG GTTTACGCATAGCTCCACCTGAGGCACCTGTAACCGGATACATGTTTGGGAAGGGGGTATACTTTGCTGACATGTTCTCCAAAAGTGCAAATTATTGCTATGCTACTCATACCGCTACAGATGGAGTGCTCCTTTTATGTGAG GTTGCACTTGGTGACATGGCTGAATTTCTAACAGCAAAGTATGATGCTGATAAGTTGCCTGAAGGAAAACTTAG CACAAAAGGAGTAGGAGGAACATCACCAGATTTTTCTGAAGCCCAGGCACTTGAGGACGGGGTCGTTGTTCCCCTAGGAAATCCCAAGAAAAATCCAAGCTTTAAG GGTTCTCTTTTGTACAATGAGTACATTGTTTATAATGTGGAACAAATTAAGATGCGCTATGTTGTTCATGTAAATTTCAACTTTAAGCCAAGACACTAA
- the LOC107628585 gene encoding indole-3-acetic acid-induced protein ARG2-like, which yields MASSFFTNNVKFLSAHVLGGFSISLITRRTYAVATAQSVASGGRATISGSKMGPATVEEKVAIAKKVSWMPDTVTGYYKPENTNEIDVAELRASLLTKKFNH from the exons atgGCTAGCTCTTTTTTCACTAATAATGTGAAGTTTCTCTCTGCTCATGTTCTTGGAGGATTCTCCATCTCTCTTATTACCAG ACGTACGTACGCGGTGGCAACAGCACAAAGTGTAGCAAGCGGAGGAAGAGCCACCATAAGTGGCAGCAAAATGGGGCCGGCGACGGTGGAAGAAAAGGTGGCAATTGCTAAAAAGGTGTCATGGATGCCGGACACAGTCACCGGTTACTACAAACCAGAAAACACCAATGAGATCGATGTTGCTGAGCTCAGAGCTTCACTTTTGACCAAAAAATTCAACCATTAA
- the LOC107626179 gene encoding indole-3-acetic acid-induced protein ARG2, producing MARSFSAVKASISSLITRQGYATTAQSAVRGGAATISGGKMGPKTTEEKAAAAEKVSWVPDPVTGYYKPENIKDIDVADLRATLLTKKFNH from the exons ATGGCTCGTTCTTTCTCTGCTGTGAAGGCTTCCATTTCTTCTCTTATTACCAG GCAGGGATATGCGACAACAGCACAAAGTGCAGTTAGGGGAGGAGCAGCCACCATAAGCGGCGGCAAGATGGGGCCAAAGACGACGGAAGAGAAGGCGGCGGCTGCGGAGAAGGTGTCATGGGTCCCAGATCCAGTCACCGGGTACTACAAACCAGAGAACATCAAAGATATTGATGTAGCTGACCTTAGAGCTACCCTTTTGACAAAAAAGTTCAACCattaa